TTCTTCCAGGTGACCTTCGCCGGCTGGAAGGAGGGGGCGGAGGAGGAGGGGCTGGCCTCGGCGGGAACCGCCGTGACCGATCCGGCAAGGACGACCGCCGTGCCGCACAGCACGGCTGCGCTTCTTCTCATGAAGTTCCCTCGCGAGATGGGGGGTTGGAGGACCGGAAAGTTCACGGTCCTGTCCGGATCCTTTCGAAGAAGCGCCAACAGAAGGAACAACTTGCGTAAAGATTTGAAAATCCTGTGATCTGGAGGCGCCCGCTCCCTCCATGGGCGCCCCCGTCACACACGGCCCCTACGACGCCGTACAGCTCACCGTCGGCACGCTACCGCCGCCGGGCGCGCCTCCGAACCCGAACGTCGCCGAACTCCCCGCCGCGAGGCCGCCGTTGTGCGCGGCGTTGGCGGCGGTGACCGTCGAACCGGTCTGCGTGTAGGAGGCGTTCCACATGTTCGTGACCTGCTGCGACCCGCTCCAGGTCCAGGTCACCTTCCACGAACCGATCGCCGTGGTACCGGTGTTGGTCACCTTCACCTCGGCGTTGAACCCGCTCCCCCAGTCGCTGCTGACGGTGTAGGAGGCACTGCACGCGGCGGTGCTCCCGCCACCGCCACCACCGCCGCCTCCGCCACCGCCGCCCGTGCCGGTGCCCGGGAACAGCGGCGCCTTGACGCTCGCCAGATACCCGTCCTTCACGGTGTCCACGGTCTGCCAGTCGTCCTTGAGGATCCCCCCGGTGTCACCGGAGTTGGGGTTCCAGGACCAGAAGGTCCAGCTGAAGGAGTCCGCGCCGTACGTCGACGTCGGGCGCAGGTAACTCACCAGTGCGGCCAGCCACTTCTGGTCGGTCGTGGAGGCCAGCGTGGTACCGAACTCGCCCACCCACACCGGCGCGATGTTCTGCTTGAAGATGTAGCCCCAGTACTTGTCCCAGACGCCCGGCATGTTGCCGGGGAAGGACGGGTCGCTGAACCAGGGCTGCTGGGCGACGCTGGTGGCGTAGTCGTGGGCGGAGTACACCACCCGGTTCGCCACGCTCAGTTGGACCGGGTACTGGGCGACTCCCATGAGGTTGCCGCCCCACCACCCCGAGACACCGTTGAACGTCTGCACGCCCTCGACGAAGATCAGCAGGTCGGGACTGACGGAGAGCACCGCGTTCCCGGCGCGCTGGGCGGCGAGCCGCCAGTCGGTCGCCGTGTCCCCGCAGCCCCAGCAGGCCGGATCGTGCGGCTCGTTGTGCAGGTCGATGCCCACCACCGTGTCCTGGCCCTTGTAACGGGCGGCCAGCGCCTTGAGGTTGGCGATCCACGTCGACTCGGGGACCGCCGAGGTGTACCAGAGCGCCGACTGGCCGCCGGAGTCCGGGCGGTGCCGGTCGAGGATGACCTTGAGCCCGTCCTGGCCGGCGTAGGCGACTAGCTTGTCCATCACCTGGAGGGAGTTGAGCCCCTGCAGGTCGGCGTTCTTGCCGCTGCTGAAGTCGATGCTGGTGGGGACGGTGGAGGACTTGAAGATGTCGTCGCTGTAGGGCAGCCGGATGGTGTTGTAGCCCAGCGATCTCATCTGGTCGATCATGGACTTGTAGTCGCGGGACCACAGGCCGTGGGGGACGTAGTTGCCGGTCTCGAAGCCGAACCAGTTGATCCCGGCGATCCGGACCGGCTGCCCGGCCGCGTCGAGGATCTGACGGCCACTGGTGTGCCAGTACCCGGCGCCGGCCGCCTCGGCCGCCGCGTCGGCCGGTTGGACGCCGACACCGGCCAGCGGCAGCACAAGCGCTGCGGCCACCGCGCACAGCGCTCTACGCAGGCTGCGGAACATGTCGCTGCTTCCTCCTCGGGAGGCACGGGCCCGAAACGAGTGGGAGCGCTCCCACAACCCGGTGCCTCCATGGAAGCCACGTCACATGAGCACGTCAAGTACTACGACGTCACCGGCGCCGGAACAGCCGCCGCGCGCCGAACGCCAGCGCCGCCACCACGACCACGGCCAGGGCGCCGACCTTCAGGTTGCCACCCGAGTTTCCGCCGTCGCTGCCGGAGGCGCTCGAACTGCCGCCGCCGGAGGGCGTCTTGGCGGCGGCGGCACCGCCGGGGGCTTCCTTGGCCTGGACGGGACTGTCCGCGCCCTCACTGCCGTACATCAGCCGGGTCCCGTCGGGCGAGTAGCTGACGGACTCCCCCTGCCGCTGCAACGGCACCTCCAGCCGGCCCTTGCGCTTGATCCTGCCGCCGTTCCAGTCGTAGTAGATGCCCCCGAAGTAGCCGCGCACGGCGAGCTGCTTGCCGTTCGGGGAGATGGCGGCGTCCGTGGCCCAGAGGTCGACGGTGGCGACGGGTCGGAAGTAGTTGGTGCCGGAGGCGGAGAGCTCGGCAGGGCCCTCGAACAGGTGCCCGCCGTTCTCGTTCTTGTCGATGATGTACACGCGCCCGGTCTTCGGGTCGACGACCAGCGACTCGGCGTTGCGGGCGCCGTCGGTGTACTTCACGACGTACTGCGTGGCCCGCACGGTCTGGTCGACGAGCTTCTTCGGCTCGGGCAGCCGGTAGATCCACACGTACGGCCAGTTGCCGCCGAGGTTGTCGCCGATGTCGCCGACGTAGATCTGGTCGTCCGGCCCGATGGAGATGGCCTCGACGTCGCGGGGTGAGCCGATGCCGCTGAGGGCGACGCGGGCGACCGTCCTGCCGGAGGCGCTGTCGACCGCGTAGATGTACGGCCCGTCGCTGCTGTCGTTGTGGGTCCAGTAGATCCCGGGGTGCAGGTGGGAGGCGGCGAGTCCGCTGGACTCGGTGATCCGGGGGTCGGAGATCGTGAACCCCTTGTCCCCCTTGCCGTCGGCGGCGGAGGCGGGCACGGCGAAGGCGCCCACGAGCAGGACCCCGGCGAGTAGAGCGAACGGTCGACGCATGCCCCAAGCCTGCCATCCCCGCCGGTGGTTCACGGGGCGGGCCGACCGCCGCAGCGACGGGTGGCGGGCCTCACACCCCGGCCGTCCCATTGATCCCTCCCGCATCGTCCATCATGAGCGGATGCTTAGGTTCATGCCGGTCGGGGACTCCATGACGATCGGGAGCGCCGGGGAACACACCTGGCGTTACCGCATGTGGCAGCACCTGCGCGACACGTACGGCGGCCCCTGCGCCGTCGTCGGCCCCCGCGAGACGCTGTACGACAAGGCGACGGACGCCCCGACGTCGTACGAGTACGCCGACCCCGACTTCCCCCGCGCCCACCTGGCCGGCTGGGGCGAGGGCTGGCTGCACATGGCGCCGCTGATCGCTCAGGCGGTGCGTGCACAGCGCGCGGACGTGCTCCTGGTCTCGCTGGGCCTGATCGACCTGGGCTTCTACACCAACGCCGAGCAGACGGCGGAGAACGTGCGCCGCTTCGTGGCCGAGGCCCGCACGGCGAACCCGCGCGTCCGCATGGCCGTGCTGCCGGTGATACCCAACGTCCGCGCCGCCGAGGACGCGCCCTTCGCCGCCCAGGTGACCCTCTTCAACGAACTCCTCGCGAAGGCCGTCGCCGACCTGGACGAGCCCCGCTCCCCGCTCCTGCTCGCCTCACCCCCGCCGTCGTACGACATCCACCTCGACACCTACGACGGCACCCACCCGAACGCGAGCGGCGAACACAAGATCGCGGCGGCCTTCGCGGACGCCATGCACCAGGCGTGGGGGGTCGGGGAGCCGTACGCCGGCTGAGCCGGCGCGGCGGCGACCGGAGGTCTGTTCCCCTCCGCGCGACCTGGTCACCGTGCGTGTCGTTGTACCGCGCGGCTGTACCTGTCCGTGGGGCAGCCGGGGAGGAGCGCCACGATGACCGTCCTCTAAGACAGGATCGAGATGGCCGACCACAGCGGCGAGCTGACTCTGGACAAGCTGTTCCCCGTCTACCTCATCGCCGACCCCTACCAGGGCAAGTGCCACCTGTTCACCGAGCCCAAGGACGGCGACTACCTGACGGAGACGACTGTCGGCTTCGGAGGGGACGTCGACCTCACCGTCACGGACATCGGTCTCACGCTCAAGACGGATGAGTTCCCCCGCGACTGACTGGCACAATCCGCCGCATGGCGATCATCCACCGCACCACGGTCAAGCCCACCAAGCTGGAACTGCTCACCCCCTGGCTGCCCACCCGCCCGTGGTACGCCGGTTCCGGCACACCGGAGTTGGTCAGGGCCGGCGGGTTCCGGCTGGACGACCCCGAGGGCGAGGTCGGGATCGAGTTCATGGTGGCCGTCGACACCTCCGGCCCCGAACCGGTCGCCTACCACGTGCCCCTCACCTACCGCGGCGCTCCTCTCCCCGGCGCCGAACACGTACTGGTCGGCACCATGGAGCACGGCGTCCTCGGCCCGCGCTGGGCCTACGACGGCTGCCACGACCCGGTGCTGTACGCCGAACTCCTCGCCCTGATCGAGGGCCGGGCCCCGGCCATGGCCCAGAGCATCACGGACACCGCCGACCACGAGGTGGCCCACTCCTACACGGGCACCGGCCTGGGCGCCCTGTCCTGGCCGGTCGAGATCACCGACGACGAGCGTGGCACCACGCTCCCTGCCCCGGGCGGCACGACCCTCCGCGTCCACCGCGTCCTCGACCCCACCGCCCCCGACACCCGCCCGGCGGACGCCATCGGCCACGTCACCGGCGCCTGGCAGTCCCCGGCCGCCCCCGAAGGCACCCGCGCCCGCGCGCTGTTCGCCGTCCTGTACGGCCCGGGCGCGAGGTAGGGCGAACCCCCGCCCGGGCCGGTGGCCCTCCCCAGTGCCCGGGCGGCCCCGCGTGCGGCAGGGTGATCGGCAGCCGTACGAACCAGGGGGATGTCCTTGTCCAGCCCAGCCGCCGCGCCCGTCCCCGCCCACGGGCGCCTGCTCGCCCTGCTCGCCGTCCTCGCGACGGCCCTGGTCCCCGCCCTCCTCCTCGCCCCGCACGCCCTGGCGGCGAACGGCTCGCAGGGCGGTTACGCGAACCAGCGCAACCTCGTCGACGCCGTCGGCGACGGCTTCGTCGAGTACTGGCACTCCGGCGACCGCCGTCTCTCCCCGGACATGCAGCAGCTCGTCGACTACTGGTTCCGCTTCCACGTGGCCAAGGCCGCGATCGCCACGCTCCTGCTGCTCGTGCTCACCGCGCTCGGCATCCTGCTGTGGCAGGCCTACGCCCGAGCCGGCGGCCCCGGTACGGCGAGGAGGGCGGCGCTCGCTTCGGCGGGCACGTGCGTCGCGGCCCTCGCCCTGCTCTCCCTGCTCGTCGTGATGGCCAACGTCCAGGGCGCGGCGGCCCCCTTCACCTCGCTGCTGTCGATGCTGCCCGTCGGCACACCGGGCCACGGCGCCCTCGCCGACACCCTCGACCAGGTCCGACAGAGCCTGACGGACGCCTCGCACCCGGGCGGCACCTCGACCCCGCCCGCCCTCGCGACGATGATCAGCGACAACTCCCGCTACCACGCGACCCTCGCGGTGATCGCCGGCGTCGTCGCGGCCCTCCTCGTGGGCGTGAGTGTGTCCCTGTGGCGGCGGTTCGCGAGGACGGCAAGGTGGCAGCGGCGGACGCGGCGCGTTCTGGGGTCGTTCGGCGCGCTCTCCGCGGTGTCCTCGCCGGTCCTGGCCGTCCTCGCCGTGGCCAACACGGCCACCGCCACGGACTCCGCGCGGGGTCTGCTGATCTTCTTCAACGGCGGCTGACGATCGGGTGCGCCGACACGATCCGTGACAGCAACTCCCCATCGACGAAGGGCCTTTCCCTCGACGGCACCGACCGCCAGCCGAGCGGCCAGGTGACACCGGTCAGCGCCGGGACACCTACGTAGGCGAGGCAGCCGTGCCCCCGCGTCAACGCCCGCGCGCCGGGCGGCCAGCGGTGCGCCGACGCGGTTTGCGGGGGCAACAGGAAGTACATGTTCCGGTCGCCGGCGAACTCCTGGACGACCGGCCCCGCGTCGAAGTCGGTGGCCGACATCAACTCCGACGCGATGCGTTCCGCCTCAGCTCCCTTGACGCGTACGGCGTCGAAGTGGATGCCGGCGTGACGGAGCGCGTGACCGGAGGCGGGGATCCAGGTGGGGATCCAGGGGGCGGAGATTCTCTCGTTCATGACGCAAATGGTTCCGCCCGCTCACATACTGTGACCAGTGCTGCGGAACGTCCGTGCAGCGCTGTGCACTTGGGGAGGTTGTTGTGCACTTCGGTGATCGTGGGTCCAGGGCCTTCGGTGTACTGCTTCGGTTCCATCGGGAGCGGGCCGACATGACCCAGGAAGCATTGGCCCGGCACGTCGGCTACTCCAAGTCCCAGGTGGCGATGGTGGAGAGAGGCGAGCGTTCACCGAAGGGCCGGTTCGTCGAGGTGGCCGATCAGGTGCTCGGTGCACAAGGTGCACTCGCGATGCTCTCGGAGGAGGAGTTCGGAAGCAGCGGGCTGCAGCCGTGGACCGAGGTACCTGGAGGAAGAGAAGAAGGCGGCAGCCCTGCACGTGTACCAGACGCACCTGATTCCGGGGTCGCTTCAGACCGAGACCTACGCGCGGGCCGTCTTCATGTCCAACTGCTGCCCGACGCTGGACGACAAGGAGGTCGAGCGGCAGGTGGCGATTCGAGTAGCTCGCGGGCAACTGTTCGCCCGCACACCGACGCCAAGCGTCAGTTACGTACTTGAAGAGAGCACGTTGACAAGGCCGTTGGGCGGTCGCAACACGCTCAAGGAACAGCTGCACCACATCCTCGCCATCGCCCGACTTCGGCACGTCAAGGTTCAGGTCATGCCTCACGACCGGGAGACACATGCCGGCCTCAACGGCAACATGATCCTTCTGGAGACCGCTGAGCGGCGCCAACTCGCCTACGTCGAAGGCCATCGAGGCGGCTACTTCGTCAGCGAGCAGCCCGACCTGGCAGATCTGTTCGGCAAATATGGCACCCTTCGAGCGCAGGCCCTCAGCCTCGAGGCGTCCGCGATGCTGATCGAAGAGGTGGCAGGGAAGCTATGAGCAGGAACCTCGTGTGGTTCAAGAGCAGCTACAGCGGCAGCGAGGGCGAATGCCTGGAAATAGCCCTCACCCCCACCACCATCCACATCCGCGACTCCAAGTCCCCCGAGTCCCGCCCCCTCCAGGTCGCCCGGCTCACCTGGACGGAATTCCTTGGATCGCTGCCACCCGCTACACGGGGATGATCTCCGGCCACCACGGCGGAACGTTCCCCGGGCAGACCGGTGCCGGATACGAGTCGAGGACGCCGATCCACGAGATCAGCCCCCAGACGAGCCCCACGCTCACACAGACGGCGACGGCACAGGCGCCCGCGCGACGGCCCGCGCCGAAGAGCCGCAGGACGGCGCTCCACAGCGCGGCGAAGACGCCCCACAGCACGGGAAACAACAGGAGCAGGATCATCCCGTTCGCGGAGTCGTTGCCGACGTCGCAGGCACGCCAGGTGGCGGCGACGGCGTACACCGTCACCCCCGCGGCGACTCCCCCGGCCCCCAGCGGCAGCAGGAACCCGGGACCGTGGACAGCAGCTCTCAAGACATCCCCCTCATGGTGAACCGGAACCTCCTTGCCTAGAGTGCACTCCACGCCGTTGGCTAGGTGGTCATGAAGTACACGCAGCTCGGACGCACGGGACTCAAGGTAAGCCGACTCGTCCTCGGCACCATGAACTTCGGACCGCAGACGAACGAGGCCGACAGCCACGCGATCATGGACGCGGCGCTGGACGCCGGCATCAACTTCTTCGACACCGCGAACGTGTACGGCTGGGGCGAGAACAAGGGCCGCACCGAGGAGATCATCGGCAACTGGTTCGCCAAGGGCGGCGACCGGCGTGACAAGGTCGTCCTCGCCACCAAGGTGTACGGCAACATGGCCGCCGACGGCGACGCCTGGCCCAACCACGACAAGCTGTCCGCCGTGAACATCCGGCGGGCCGTGGACGCCAGCCTCAAGCGGCTCCAGACCGACCACATCGACGTCTACCAGTTCCACCACGTCGACCGCGCCACCCCCTTCGAGGAGATCTGGCAGGCGATCGACACCCTGATCACGCAGGGCAAGATCCTCTACGTCGGGTCGTCGAACTTCCCCGGGTACAAGATCGCCCAGGCCAACGAGATCGCCGCCCGCCGCGGCGGCACCATCGGCCTCGTCAGCGAGCAGTGCCTCTACAACCTCGCCGAGCGCCGCGCCGAGATGGAGGTCATCCCGGCCGCGCAGGAGTACGGCCTGGGGGTCATCCCCTGGTCGCCGCTGCACGGCGGGCTGCTCGGCGGTGTGATCAAGAAGGAGGTCGAGGGCGGGCGCCGGGCGAGCGGCCGGGCCGCCGACTCCCTCACCAACACCACCATCCGCGCGCAGATCCAGGCCTACGAGGACCTGCTCGACAAGCACGGCGTCGAGCCGGGCGAGACGGCTCTCGCGTGGCTGCTCACCCGCCCGGGCGTGACCGGCCCGATCGTCGGCCCGCGCACGGCCGAGCAGCTCCAGTCCGCGGTCCGCGCGACCGAGGTGGAGCTGAGCGAGGAACTGCTGACCGGCCTCGACGAGATCTTCCCGGGCCCCGGCCCGTCTCCGGAGGCCTTCGCCTGGTAGACGTCACAGGTGTGCGGCGGCGGTCGGGGTCACTTGCCGAGCGCCGCCGTCAGCGCCACCACGACGAACAACAGCACGAGCACACCGGCCATGATCCGGTTCCGGGTCTTCGGGTCCACGCCCCGAGCCTAACCGGCCCCGCCGAGCGGCCGACGGGCGACCGCCTCGTACCGGGGCTGCTCGCCCGGCACCCCGGACCTCGGCAGATCGCTGCGCACCAGCACCAGCTCCGCCACCGTCCAGGTGCGGCTGCGGAAGTCCCCCAGGGCCGTCAGGTACGGGCGTACGTCCACCGCGTCGCGGCTTCGCGCCACCGTCAGGTGCGCCTTGTAGCGCCGGTGCTCCCCCATGTCGACGCCGACCTTGCGGCCCGCCGCCTCCGCCCGGTCGGCCAGCAGCCGCAGCGCGGCCGTCTCCCCCTCGGCGCCCACCCACAGCGCCCGCCCGTGCCCGAACTGCCCGCCGCCGCGCAGGGCGAGCGGGAACGCCCCGGACCGCCGTGCCGCCCGCGCCAGGCGTTCCGACAGCTCGGGTACGACGTCGTCGGCGACCTCCCCGTAGAAGGCGAGGGTGAAGTGCCAGCCGGGGCGGCCGGTCCAGCGCAGGCCGTCCGCACCGGGGAGTCTCCTCAACTCGGCCAGTTCTGCGGCGAGTTCCTCCGCCACATTCTCCGGGGGCAGCACCGCGGCGAAGAGTCTCATGGACACCAGCCTGCCACCATGGGCGCATGGAGATCACCATCAGAGACGCCGGATCCGACGACGTTCCCGTCCTACTCGGCATGCTCGACAGCTGCGTTCAGTGGCTGGCCGGGCGGGGGCGGACGGGGCTGGGGGTCCCCCCATGCCTTTAGGGCTATGGGGGAGAGGGACGCAGCCGCTGTCGCGGAGCCCGAGGACGGTGGAGTCGGTCGTCCGGTACATGGAGGAGGGCGCCGCCTACATCGCCGAGGCCGACGGCGAGCCGGCCGCCACCCTCACCCTCACCGACGCGCCCGGCGCCTATCTGTCCCACCTGCCGCCGGTCGGCGAGCCCGAGCGGTACATCCACTGGCCGGCCTCCGACCGCCGCTTCAAGGGCCACGGTGTGGGAAGCGCGCTCCTCGCGCACGCCGCCGAGGTGACACGGGGCGCGGGCGTCGGCCTGCTGCGGGTCGACTGCTACGCGGGCGGCGACGGCAGGCTCGTCCGCTACTACGAGGACAACGGCTTCACCCGCACCGAGACCTACCTCGGTGCGGGCGACTGGCCGGGACAGGTGCTGGAGCGGCGCGTGTAGTCCCGGCCGGGGCGCCCGTCAGGCGGCGGGCGCCAGCTGCTCCTGTGCCTCCCGCGGCACGAAGCGGACGTGCGGGTGGCCGCGGTTCCAGCCGACCGACAGGCGCAGGTTGCCGACGCGGGCCAGGACGAGGCCGATGACGACCGCCGCGCCCGCGGCGATGGCACCGCCCGCCGCGAGGCCCGCCCGGACGCCGTAGGTGTCGGTGACCCAGCCGGCGATGGGCGCGCCCACCGGCGAGCCGCCCATGAACACCATCATGTAGAGGGACATCACCCGGCCCCGCATGGCCGGGTCGGTGCTCATCTGGACGCTGGTGTTGGCGGTGACGTTGACCGTCATGCCGAACATGCCGATCGGGACCATGAACAGGGCGAACAGCCACAGCGAGGGGGCGAGGGCGGCCACGATCTCCAGCGTGCCGAAGGCCGCCGCGGCCACCACCAGCACCCGCATCCGGGCCGTGCCGCGGCGGGCCGCGAGCAGGGCGCCGGCCAGGGAGCCGACGGCCATGAGGGTGTTGAAGAGGCTGTAGGAGCCCGCGCCCGCGTGGAATACGTCGTCGGCGAAGGCCGAGAGGTAGACGGGGAAGTTGAAGCCGAAGGTGCTGACGAACCCGATCAGGACGATCGTCCAGATCAGCTCCGGGCGCCCGGCGACGTAGTGCAGGCCCTCCCGCAGCTGGCCCTTGCCGCGCGGGGCGCGCTCCACGGCGTGCAGCT
The sequence above is drawn from the Streptomyces sp. SLBN-31 genome and encodes:
- a CDS encoding cellulase family glycosylhydrolase; this translates as MFRSLRRALCAVAAALVLPLAGVGVQPADAAAEAAGAGYWHTSGRQILDAAGQPVRIAGINWFGFETGNYVPHGLWSRDYKSMIDQMRSLGYNTIRLPYSDDIFKSSTVPTSIDFSSGKNADLQGLNSLQVMDKLVAYAGQDGLKVILDRHRPDSGGQSALWYTSAVPESTWIANLKALAARYKGQDTVVGIDLHNEPHDPACWGCGDTATDWRLAAQRAGNAVLSVSPDLLIFVEGVQTFNGVSGWWGGNLMGVAQYPVQLSVANRVVYSAHDYATSVAQQPWFSDPSFPGNMPGVWDKYWGYIFKQNIAPVWVGEFGTTLASTTDQKWLAALVSYLRPTSTYGADSFSWTFWSWNPNSGDTGGILKDDWQTVDTVKDGYLASVKAPLFPGTGTGGGGGGGGGGGGGSTAACSASYTVSSDWGSGFNAEVKVTNTGTTAIGSWKVTWTWSGSQQVTNMWNASYTQTGSTVTAANAAHNGGLAAGSSATFGFGGAPGGGSVPTVSCTAS
- a CDS encoding WD40 repeat domain-containing protein — translated: MRRPFALLAGVLLVGAFAVPASAADGKGDKGFTISDPRITESSGLAASHLHPGIYWTHNDSSDGPYIYAVDSASGRTVARVALSGIGSPRDVEAISIGPDDQIYVGDIGDNLGGNWPYVWIYRLPEPKKLVDQTVRATQYVVKYTDGARNAESLVVDPKTGRVYIIDKNENGGHLFEGPAELSASGTNYFRPVATVDLWATDAAISPNGKQLAVRGYFGGIYYDWNGGRIKRKGRLEVPLQRQGESVSYSPDGTRLMYGSEGADSPVQAKEAPGGAAAAKTPSGGGSSSASGSDGGNSGGNLKVGALAVVVVAALAFGARRLFRRR
- a CDS encoding SGNH/GDSL hydrolase family protein, with protein sequence MLRFMPVGDSMTIGSAGEHTWRYRMWQHLRDTYGGPCAVVGPRETLYDKATDAPTSYEYADPDFPRAHLAGWGEGWLHMAPLIAQAVRAQRADVLLVSLGLIDLGFYTNAEQTAENVRRFVAEARTANPRVRMAVLPVIPNVRAAEDAPFAAQVTLFNELLAKAVADLDEPRSPLLLASPPPSYDIHLDTYDGTHPNASGEHKIAAAFADAMHQAWGVGEPYAG
- a CDS encoding maltokinase N-terminal cap-like domain-containing protein, yielding MAIIHRTTVKPTKLELLTPWLPTRPWYAGSGTPELVRAGGFRLDDPEGEVGIEFMVAVDTSGPEPVAYHVPLTYRGAPLPGAEHVLVGTMEHGVLGPRWAYDGCHDPVLYAELLALIEGRAPAMAQSITDTADHEVAHSYTGTGLGALSWPVEITDDERGTTLPAPGGTTLRVHRVLDPTAPDTRPADAIGHVTGAWQSPAAPEGTRARALFAVLYGPGAR
- a CDS encoding DUF5753 domain-containing protein; this encodes MYQTHLIPGSLQTETYARAVFMSNCCPTLDDKEVERQVAIRVARGQLFARTPTPSVSYVLEESTLTRPLGGRNTLKEQLHHILAIARLRHVKVQVMPHDRETHAGLNGNMILLETAERRQLAYVEGHRGGYFVSEQPDLADLFGKYGTLRAQALSLEASAMLIEEVAGKL
- a CDS encoding DUF397 domain-containing protein, which encodes MSRNLVWFKSSYSGSEGECLEIALTPTTIHIRDSKSPESRPLQVARLTWTEFLGSLPPATRG
- a CDS encoding aldo/keto reductase; translation: MKYTQLGRTGLKVSRLVLGTMNFGPQTNEADSHAIMDAALDAGINFFDTANVYGWGENKGRTEEIIGNWFAKGGDRRDKVVLATKVYGNMAADGDAWPNHDKLSAVNIRRAVDASLKRLQTDHIDVYQFHHVDRATPFEEIWQAIDTLITQGKILYVGSSNFPGYKIAQANEIAARRGGTIGLVSEQCLYNLAERRAEMEVIPAAQEYGLGVIPWSPLHGGLLGGVIKKEVEGGRRASGRAADSLTNTTIRAQIQAYEDLLDKHGVEPGETALAWLLTRPGVTGPIVGPRTAEQLQSAVRATEVELSEELLTGLDEIFPGPGPSPEAFAW
- the thpR gene encoding RNA 2',3'-cyclic phosphodiesterase, which produces MRLFAAVLPPENVAEELAAELAELRRLPGADGLRWTGRPGWHFTLAFYGEVADDVVPELSERLARAARRSGAFPLALRGGGQFGHGRALWVGAEGETAALRLLADRAEAAGRKVGVDMGEHRRYKAHLTVARSRDAVDVRPYLTALGDFRSRTWTVAELVLVRSDLPRSGVPGEQPRYEAVARRPLGGAG
- a CDS encoding MFS transporter, which codes for MSSGSGAASAPAPTAPTPSRKSSMFSSLRVRNYRLFFLGQVVSNIGTWMQRIAQDWLVLSLTGSATAVGVTTGLQFLPMLLFGLYGGVLVDRLPKRRTLLFTQSAMGLSGIALAVLTLSGHVQVWHVYLAAFFVGLATVVDNPARQSFVTEMVGRDQLQNAVSLNSANFQSARLIGPAVAGVMITGVGTGWAFLFNGLSFIATLTGLVMMRSRELHAVERAPRGKGQLREGLHYVAGRPELIWTIVLIGFVSTFGFNFPVYLSAFADDVFHAGAGSYSLFNTLMAVGSLAGALLAARRGTARMRVLVVAAAAFGTLEIVAALAPSLWLFALFMVPIGMFGMTVNVTANTSVQMSTDPAMRGRVMSLYMMVFMGGSPVGAPIAGWVTDTYGVRAGLAAGGAIAAGAAVVIGLVLARVGNLRLSVGWNRGHPHVRFVPREAQEQLAPAA